The proteins below come from a single Chryseobacterium bernardetii genomic window:
- a CDS encoding dipeptidase — MNTINIDLHCDLLYYLLRSDSAVNDKELGCSLPYLQDGNVKLQIMAIYAGTGEGSTAYGLQQSKLFSDLIKNDNFFLFENDNYKKPENENRIGVIASIENASAFCDENQSLDSGFKNLETIIENTEKVFYIGITHHLENRFGGGNNATAGLKEDGKVLIDYIADRKIAIDLAHTSDQLAYDIFTYIDQKNYSVPVLASHSNYRAIYKNNRNLPDELAKEVINRNGLIGLNFIKDYIDTEHPERLYEHIRHGLDLGGENNIAYGADYFYWKDHPDTSRHPFFFREHSNASVYPSVNKEIEQQFSSELAEKISHKNALSFIASIYR; from the coding sequence ATGAATACAATAAACATTGATCTACACTGTGACCTGTTATATTATTTACTAAGGTCAGATTCAGCTGTCAACGATAAAGAGCTGGGATGCTCATTGCCTTATCTGCAGGATGGCAATGTAAAGCTTCAGATAATGGCTATTTATGCAGGAACTGGTGAGGGAAGCACAGCTTACGGACTGCAGCAAAGCAAATTGTTCTCAGATCTTATCAAAAATGACAACTTTTTCCTATTTGAGAATGATAATTATAAAAAACCTGAGAATGAAAACCGGATAGGCGTTATTGCTTCCATTGAAAATGCTTCTGCTTTCTGTGATGAAAACCAAAGCCTGGATTCAGGATTTAAAAACCTTGAAACAATTATTGAAAATACTGAGAAAGTATTTTATATTGGAATTACCCACCATTTAGAAAACCGTTTCGGAGGCGGGAATAATGCAACTGCAGGATTAAAGGAAGACGGCAAAGTACTGATAGACTATATTGCAGATCGTAAAATTGCTATCGATTTAGCCCACACAAGTGATCAGCTAGCCTATGATATCTTCACTTATATAGACCAGAAAAATTATTCAGTTCCTGTATTGGCAAGCCATTCCAATTACAGAGCAATTTATAAAAACAACCGTAATCTTCCCGATGAGCTGGCGAAAGAAGTGATTAACAGAAACGGACTGATTGGTTTAAACTTTATTAAGGATTATATAGATACTGAACATCCGGAAAGACTTTATGAACATATCCGGCACGGACTCGACCTGGGTGGAGAAAACAATATCGCATACGGAGCAGATTATTTCTATTGGAAGGATCATCCTGACACATCCCGTCACCCGTTTTTCTTTAGAGAACATTCTAATGCATCAGTCTATCCATCTGTTAATAAAGAAATTGAACAACAGTTCTCTTCTGAGCTTGCAGAAAAGATCAGCCACAAGAACGCTTTAAGTTTTATAGCAAGTATTTATAGATGA
- a CDS encoding 2-isopropylmalate synthase, whose protein sequence is MNSEKIEIFDTTLRDGEQVPGCKLNTKQKLIIAEKLDELGVDIIEAGFPISSPGDFESVSEISKLVKNAKVCGLTRANKKDIDTAAEALRFAKKPRIHTGIGTSDSHIRYKFNSTRENIIERAAEAVKYAKRYVEDVEFYAEDAGRTDNAYLAQVCEAVIKAGATVLNIPDTTGYCLPEEYGQKIKYLKENVKGIEKAVISCHCHNDLGLATANSISGAINGARQIECTINGLGERAGNTALEEVVMILKQHKHLNLYTDVNSRMLNEMSNMVSDLMGMSVQPNKAIVGANAFAHSSGIHQDGVIKNRETYEIIDPAEVGVNASSIILTARSGRSALAYRFKHIGHDVTKDELDYLYQEFLKVADLKKEIGNEDLALIMETCSRKIG, encoded by the coding sequence ATGAATTCCGAAAAAATTGAAATTTTTGATACCACACTGCGGGATGGAGAACAGGTTCCTGGTTGTAAACTGAATACAAAGCAGAAACTGATTATTGCTGAAAAGCTTGATGAACTGGGCGTTGATATCATAGAAGCAGGGTTTCCGATTTCCAGCCCGGGAGATTTTGAGTCTGTTTCTGAAATTTCAAAACTCGTAAAAAATGCAAAGGTATGCGGACTAACAAGAGCTAATAAGAAAGATATTGATACTGCTGCTGAAGCCTTAAGGTTTGCAAAGAAACCAAGAATACATACGGGAATCGGAACTTCTGATTCACATATCAGATACAAATTCAATTCAACAAGGGAAAATATTATAGAACGTGCTGCAGAAGCTGTAAAATATGCGAAAAGATATGTAGAGGATGTAGAATTTTATGCTGAAGATGCAGGAAGAACAGATAATGCCTATCTGGCACAGGTTTGTGAAGCTGTAATTAAAGCAGGAGCTACCGTACTTAATATTCCTGATACTACAGGCTATTGTTTACCGGAAGAATACGGACAAAAAATCAAATACCTTAAAGAGAATGTAAAAGGAATTGAAAAAGCTGTTATATCATGCCATTGCCACAATGATTTAGGTTTAGCTACCGCTAATTCAATTTCAGGAGCCATTAACGGAGCTCGCCAAATTGAATGTACCATCAACGGATTGGGAGAAAGAGCAGGTAATACAGCGCTAGAAGAAGTCGTCATGATTCTGAAACAGCATAAACACCTGAATCTGTATACCGATGTTAACTCCAGAATGTTAAATGAAATGAGCAATATGGTTTCTGATCTGATGGGAATGTCTGTACAGCCCAATAAAGCTATTGTAGGAGCCAATGCATTTGCTCACAGTTCAGGAATCCATCAGGATGGTGTCATCAAAAACAGAGAGACCTATGAAATTATAGACCCTGCTGAAGTGGGCGTAAATGCTTCATCTATTATTCTTACAGCCAGAAGCGGACGTTCTGCGTTGGCTTACCGTTTCAAACATATTGGTCATGATGTAACCAAAGACGAACTGGATTATCTGTACCAGGAATTCTTAAAAGTAGCAGACCTTAAAAAAGAAATAGGCAACGAAGATCTGGCATTGATTATGGAAACATGCAGCAGAAAAATAGGATAG
- the leuC gene encoding 3-isopropylmalate dehydratase large subunit: MNNDKKTLFDKVWDAHVVDTVPDGPQIIYIDKHLIHEVTSPQAFAELESRNLEIFRPDQIVATADHNVPTLHQEEPIRDELSRNQVQQLTENCQKNNIELFGLGHQYQGIVHIIAPELGITQPGMSIVCGDSHTSTHGAFGTIAFGIGTSQVAQVFASQCLLLNKPKSMRIIVNGKLNENVQPKDVILYIISKIGTDGGTGYFCEYAGNVFEEMSMEGRMTVCNMSIEMGARGGMIAPDETTFEYVKGRKFAPKGEEWEEKVAYWNTLKTDEGAVFDKELTFDAADIYPMITYGTNPGMGISIHETIPAPQNESEAKALQYMGLEAGQTPSSIKINYVFIGSCTNARIEDFRSAAQYIKGKSKSEAVKALIVPGSQQVVKQIYEEGLDKIFNDAGFQIRQPGCSACLAMNDDKIPEGEYCVSTSNRNFEGRQGQGSRTILASPLTAAKAAIEGRISAFESLN; the protein is encoded by the coding sequence ATGAACAACGATAAAAAGACACTTTTTGATAAAGTCTGGGACGCACATGTAGTAGACACCGTTCCTGACGGGCCACAGATCATCTATATTGATAAACACCTGATTCATGAAGTTACCAGCCCGCAGGCATTTGCCGAACTGGAATCCAGAAACCTGGAAATATTCAGGCCGGACCAGATTGTTGCTACAGCAGATCATAATGTTCCGACTCTTCACCAGGAAGAACCGATCCGTGATGAATTATCAAGAAACCAGGTTCAGCAGTTAACGGAAAACTGTCAGAAAAATAATATTGAATTATTCGGACTAGGCCATCAGTATCAAGGGATTGTTCACATTATTGCCCCTGAACTCGGGATTACACAACCGGGAATGAGCATTGTTTGTGGTGACAGCCATACCTCAACACACGGAGCTTTTGGGACCATTGCCTTTGGAATAGGAACAAGCCAGGTGGCACAGGTCTTTGCCAGTCAGTGTCTGCTGCTTAACAAGCCTAAATCCATGAGAATTATCGTGAATGGTAAGCTTAATGAAAATGTACAGCCTAAGGATGTTATCCTTTATATCATTTCAAAAATCGGAACAGATGGCGGAACAGGGTATTTCTGTGAATATGCCGGAAATGTATTTGAGGAAATGTCAATGGAAGGCAGGATGACAGTTTGCAATATGAGTATTGAAATGGGAGCCAGAGGAGGAATGATAGCTCCGGATGAAACCACTTTTGAATACGTTAAAGGTAGAAAGTTTGCTCCAAAAGGAGAAGAATGGGAAGAAAAAGTAGCATACTGGAATACTTTGAAAACCGATGAAGGCGCTGTTTTTGATAAGGAACTTACCTTTGACGCAGCGGATATTTATCCAATGATTACTTACGGAACCAATCCTGGAATGGGAATTTCAATTCATGAAACCATTCCGGCACCACAAAATGAATCCGAAGCAAAAGCTTTGCAATATATGGGACTGGAGGCAGGCCAAACACCATCCAGTATCAAAATCAATTATGTATTTATAGGCAGCTGCACCAATGCAAGGATTGAAGATTTCAGATCTGCTGCTCAATATATCAAAGGGAAAAGTAAATCTGAAGCGGTAAAAGCATTGATTGTTCCCGGTTCTCAGCAGGTAGTAAAACAAATTTATGAGGAAGGTCTGGATAAAATCTTTAATGATGCAGGATTCCAGATCCGTCAGCCCGGATGTTCAGCTTGTCTGGCCATGAATGATGATAAAATTCCGGAAGGAGAATATTGTGTTTCCACTTCCAACAGGAATTTTGAAGGAAGACAGGGGCAAGGTTCAAGAACCATTCTGGCAAGTCCGCTTACTGCAGCTAAAGCAGCCATAGAAGGCAGAATTTCTGCTTTTGAAAGTTTAAATTAA
- the leuD gene encoding 3-isopropylmalate dehydratase small subunit, producing the protein MQKLVIIKSTAVPLAAENIDTDQIIPARFLKSIDRKGFGENLFRDWRYNIHTNEPNPDFVLNNPRFSGEILVAGNNFGCGSSREHAAWALTDYGFKVIVSSYFADIFKGNALNNGLLPVKVSEEFLKEILEGINENPDNEIAIDVELQSISFKDTTETFELDSYKKICLMNGYDDIDFLISKKQAITEFELKTQKTNEQQLF; encoded by the coding sequence ATGCAAAAATTAGTTATCATAAAATCCACTGCCGTTCCATTAGCGGCAGAAAATATAGATACGGATCAGATCATCCCAGCAAGATTTTTAAAAAGTATTGACAGAAAAGGTTTTGGTGAAAATCTGTTCAGAGATTGGAGATATAATATTCATACCAACGAACCTAATCCTGATTTTGTTTTGAATAACCCCAGATTCAGTGGTGAGATTTTAGTAGCCGGAAATAATTTCGGATGCGGAAGCAGCCGTGAACATGCCGCCTGGGCATTAACGGATTATGGGTTCAAAGTAATTGTCTCAAGTTATTTTGCAGACATTTTTAAAGGCAACGCTTTAAATAACGGTCTTCTTCCTGTAAAAGTTTCTGAAGAATTCTTAAAAGAGATTTTAGAAGGAATCAATGAAAACCCGGATAATGAAATTGCCATTGATGTAGAATTGCAATCCATCAGCTTCAAAGATACCACTGAAACTTTTGAGCTTGATTCTTATAAAAAAATATGCCTTATGAACGGCTATGACGATATTGATTTTTTAATCAGCAAAAAACAGGCGATTACAGAATTCGAACTAAAAACACAGAAAACAAATGAACAACAATTATTTTAA
- the leuB gene encoding 3-isopropylmalate dehydrogenase: protein MNNNYFKIAVLPGDGIGPEIISESIKILDVIAEAFQYEFQFNYGLIGAEAIFKTGDPLPEETLKICKESDAVLFGAIGDPAFDNNPEAKVRPEQGLLKLRKELGLFANIRPLKTYASLIEKSPLKKEIIEGADIQIFRELVSGIYFGEKYTDPEGAYAYDVCKYSREDILPIAHMAFQEAQKRNKKLTLIDKANVLDTSRLWRKICQEIASEYPDVQLDYMFVDNAAMQLILNPKQFDVILTENMFGDIISDEASVIGGSIGLLPSASVGEKNALFEPIHGSYPQAKGKGIANPIASILSVAMMLDHLGLQPAANKLRQSVEHAIENKYVTIDLNTKQYYSTSEVGSFIADYIKYSEKSYYNFENIKIGKSTIV from the coding sequence ATGAACAACAATTATTTTAAAATCGCAGTTCTTCCCGGAGATGGGATCGGGCCAGAAATTATCAGTGAAAGCATCAAGATCCTGGATGTTATTGCTGAGGCTTTTCAGTATGAATTTCAATTCAATTATGGATTGATTGGTGCAGAAGCTATCTTTAAAACGGGAGATCCGTTGCCGGAAGAAACTTTAAAGATCTGTAAAGAGTCAGATGCAGTACTGTTTGGAGCAATAGGAGATCCTGCATTTGATAATAATCCTGAAGCTAAAGTAAGACCTGAGCAGGGTTTATTGAAACTTCGTAAGGAATTAGGGTTATTCGCCAATATACGGCCTTTGAAAACATATGCTTCCCTGATTGAGAAAAGTCCTTTGAAAAAGGAAATCATTGAAGGAGCTGATATCCAGATTTTCAGAGAGCTGGTAAGCGGAATTTATTTTGGTGAAAAATATACCGACCCTGAAGGAGCTTATGCTTATGATGTATGCAAATACAGCAGGGAAGATATTCTACCTATTGCCCATATGGCATTTCAGGAAGCACAGAAAAGAAATAAAAAACTGACATTAATTGATAAAGCCAATGTTTTGGATACTTCCAGATTATGGAGAAAAATCTGTCAGGAAATTGCTTCTGAATATCCGGATGTACAGTTAGATTATATGTTTGTAGACAATGCAGCCATGCAGCTGATCCTTAATCCAAAGCAGTTTGATGTTATTTTAACAGAGAATATGTTTGGGGATATTATTTCTGATGAAGCCAGCGTGATTGGAGGGTCTATCGGATTGCTTCCATCAGCATCAGTAGGAGAGAAGAATGCATTATTTGAGCCTATTCACGGTTCATATCCGCAAGCGAAAGGAAAAGGGATTGCCAACCCTATTGCTTCCATTTTAAGTGTGGCAATGATGCTTGATCATCTTGGATTACAGCCTGCAGCCAACAAACTGAGACAATCAGTAGAGCACGCTATTGAAAATAAATATGTAACCATTGATCTTAATACCAAGCAATATTATTCTACCAGTGAAGTGGGAAGTTTTATTGCGGATTATATTAAGTATTCTGAAAAATCATATTATAATTTTGAGAATATAAAGATTGGAAAATCAACCATCGTATAA
- a CDS encoding DUF4230 domain-containing protein: MRNYKPILSFVAGAGAMVLLFFGLKSCLNLGGKTEKSEYYILTNQISKMNKMVVIEQNNSTMQKTKMGYEFMGKEVSSNSIITFTKTNAQVSYDLNKMKIEVDSINKKLVITELPDADIRITPSVEIQSMDDSFFNRISEKDIKNVTAKAKETAIKSIDQNQLRTEGRKQLMENLDHIFVLAKALNYTIEDKTGKIGILGL; this comes from the coding sequence TTGAGAAATTATAAGCCAATTTTATCGTTTGTGGCCGGTGCCGGTGCTATGGTACTCCTGTTTTTTGGACTTAAATCCTGTCTGAATCTTGGCGGAAAAACGGAAAAGTCAGAGTACTATATTCTGACCAACCAGATCTCCAAAATGAATAAGATGGTGGTAATAGAACAGAACAATTCCACCATGCAGAAAACCAAAATGGGGTACGAATTTATGGGAAAAGAAGTTTCCAGTAACAGCATCATTACCTTTACCAAAACCAATGCACAAGTTTCTTATGACCTTAATAAAATGAAGATTGAGGTAGATTCCATCAATAAAAAACTGGTGATCACTGAGCTTCCTGATGCAGACATCAGGATTACACCAAGCGTTGAAATCCAATCTATGGATGATTCATTTTTCAATAGAATTTCTGAAAAGGATATTAAAAATGTAACGGCTAAGGCTAAGGAAACAGCAATTAAATCCATCGATCAAAACCAGTTGAGAACTGAAGGACGTAAACAATTAATGGAAAATCTTGATCATATTTTTGTTTTGGCAAAGGCTTTGAATTATACGATAGAAGATAAGACCGGAAAGATCGGTATTCTTGGACTCTAA
- a CDS encoding TlpA family protein disulfide reductase produces the protein MKKFITNIVAVSSLFLAAQQLSAQKVVVNREVTTEKDGKMLLGHQLKEQFLKAPYADWYVKEHDEYALDQKAISELRKERLGSYDVIVFMGTWCEDSHRDFPRLTRILEEVGYTENKMTIIAVNRKKESPSGDESLYNIQKVPTIILKRYGKEVGRIVEMPTSGYIERDLAEILKKNDSSVIKEIFK, from the coding sequence ATGAAAAAATTTATTACGAATATTGTTGCCGTTTCAAGTTTATTTTTAGCTGCCCAACAGCTTAGTGCTCAAAAGGTAGTGGTTAACCGGGAAGTTACAACTGAAAAAGATGGTAAAATGCTTCTGGGACATCAATTGAAAGAGCAGTTCTTAAAAGCCCCTTATGCAGATTGGTATGTAAAGGAACATGATGAATATGCTCTGGACCAGAAAGCGATCAGTGAACTGAGAAAGGAAAGACTGGGATCTTATGATGTTATTGTTTTTATGGGAACCTGGTGTGAAGACAGTCACAGGGATTTCCCAAGGCTTACCAGGATATTGGAAGAGGTAGGTTACACGGAAAATAAAATGACCATTATTGCGGTTAACCGTAAAAAAGAATCTCCCAGCGGAGATGAATCCCTTTACAACATCCAGAAAGTTCCTACCATTATCCTGAAAAGATATGGAAAGGAAGTAGGAAGAATTGTAGAAATGCCTACCAGCGGATATATTGAAAGAGATTTAGCAGAAATTCTGAAAAAGAATGACTCATCTGTAATTAAAGAAATTTTTAAATAG
- a CDS encoding pyrophosphohydrolase domain-containing protein, with the protein MDKIDSLNQVAEFHTTFKAPILDTPQIPSPERCNLRVELLQEELNELKQAIADNNIVEIADALCDLQYVLSGAVLEFGLGNKFVELFNEVQRSNMSKACDNEEQANETVEFYKEKDVESFYEKSGEKFNVYRKADHKVLKNKYYSPADLKSIIEK; encoded by the coding sequence ATGGATAAAATTGATAGTTTGAACCAAGTAGCAGAATTCCATACTACTTTCAAAGCCCCTATTCTAGACACCCCACAAATTCCTTCTCCGGAAAGATGTAATCTTAGAGTAGAACTTCTACAGGAAGAACTTAATGAGTTAAAGCAAGCAATTGCAGATAATAATATTGTAGAAATTGCAGATGCTCTTTGTGATTTGCAATACGTTTTAAGTGGTGCTGTACTGGAATTCGGACTTGGCAACAAATTTGTAGAGCTATTCAACGAAGTTCAGCGTTCCAATATGTCAAAAGCATGCGATAATGAAGAACAGGCTAATGAAACCGTTGAATTTTATAAAGAAAAAGATGTAGAATCTTTTTATGAGAAATCTGGTGAAAAGTTCAATGTATACAGAAAAGCAGACCATAAAGTATTAAAAAATAAATATTACTCTCCTGCTGATCTAAAGTCAATTATTGAAAAATAA
- a CDS encoding glycohydrolase toxin TNT-related protein translates to MKHLFKYFFFLAIASFSVACSSDDREEEIVIKPSPVKIVFYKNADDFATTYDPENKVNQTIRNQAFDLYKQGSWKELEKLFQTNNLNSGWPPANGGYNIVDDVAIQAGQKYDRYSGAVGTYNGTGNPTLGGNFTSPIINGHVYTFAERALNQPENKYDFYYEIDVLNALPFKSQTADIIPWFNQTGNGKQTMWKIPVDINTGYPKTWNKLAEEGYIKITIKKSPSGKYPNLVGTVIQN, encoded by the coding sequence ATGAAACATTTATTTAAGTACTTCTTTTTTCTGGCCATAGCATCTTTTTCCGTGGCTTGTAGCTCTGATGACAGAGAAGAAGAAATTGTTATCAAACCAAGTCCTGTTAAAATTGTATTCTACAAAAATGCCGATGATTTTGCAACAACTTATGATCCTGAGAACAAAGTAAACCAAACCATCAGAAATCAGGCATTTGATCTGTACAAACAGGGAAGCTGGAAAGAGCTGGAAAAACTATTCCAGACCAATAACCTGAATAGTGGCTGGCCGCCAGCTAATGGCGGATATAATATCGTAGACGATGTAGCCATACAGGCCGGTCAAAAATATGACAGATACAGTGGTGCTGTGGGAACTTATAATGGAACAGGAAACCCAACATTAGGAGGAAACTTTACCAGCCCGATTATTAATGGCCATGTATATACTTTCGCTGAAAGAGCGTTAAATCAGCCTGAGAACAAATATGATTTTTATTACGAAATAGATGTTCTTAATGCATTACCCTTTAAATCCCAAACGGCAGATATTATTCCCTGGTTCAATCAAACCGGAAACGGAAAACAGACCATGTGGAAAATTCCTGTAGATATTAATACCGGATATCCAAAAACTTGGAATAAATTAGCAGAAGAAGGATATATAAAAATTACCATTAAAAAAAGCCCAAGCGGAAAATATCCTAACCTGGTAGGAACAGTCATTCAGAACTAA
- a CDS encoding zinc-dependent metalloprotease encodes MKKELLMMGMLVLSGVSSAQTDRLWSRRSKESSSSVYENMKNINDPRIFHLDINGLKNVLAKTPKRATEKSSVIISLPNSSGKMEHFTVTENSNFDPELAAKYPDIKSYIGQGLQDKTSTVYFSISSLGLSSMEIYGDKSAVFIEPYTKDLSTYAVYKRSDRKSDLNNFECKVLESAQKGTSLVTAKNADDAILRTFRLALSCTGEYAAYFGGTKANALAAMNNTLTRVNGIFENDFAARMVLIPNNDVIVYTDANSDPFSESLQMNKWNLELMNDLSSKIGNANFDIGHLFGATGGGGNAGCIGCICSNDMTTYVYQGTTYPENYKGSGYTSPSNGIPSGDTFDIDFVAHEMGHQFGGNHTFSYTTQDGLQPVEPGSGSTIMGYAGITPYDVQKNSNPFFHARSIEQITDNIKTKTCSVNTPTGNNIPTANAGADYTIPQSTPFVLTGSGTDADGDSLTYIWEQMDYGTSSQTGSNSAATATKTAGPTFRSWVPAASPVRYFPQMATILKGEMVTMGDEINVEALSSVTRDLNFRFTVRDNRLGGAGNNSDDAKITVNALAGPFLVTSQNTSVSYVGGSLQTVTWDVAGTTANNINAANVDILWSTDNGETWTTLLAGTPNDGSEAVVIPNIATLLGRIMVKGSNHIFFDVNNSNIAVTTSGLSTAENQLAAASTEVKLYPNPVKDILTLSNTKSESFKIYDMSGKLVMDGSLQNGTVNVSRLATGNYVIQIEKLSKIFIKK; translated from the coding sequence ATGAAAAAAGAATTATTAATGATGGGAATGCTGGTATTGTCCGGCGTTTCTTCTGCACAAACAGACCGTCTGTGGTCTAGAAGATCTAAGGAAAGCTCATCTTCTGTTTATGAGAATATGAAAAATATAAATGATCCGAGAATTTTTCATCTGGACATTAATGGGTTAAAAAATGTATTGGCAAAAACTCCAAAAAGAGCCACAGAAAAATCATCGGTTATTATTTCTCTTCCCAATTCATCTGGAAAGATGGAACATTTCACTGTAACGGAAAACTCAAATTTCGATCCCGAATTGGCTGCTAAATATCCGGATATTAAATCCTATATTGGCCAGGGACTACAAGATAAGACATCAACAGTTTATTTCAGTATTTCTTCTCTAGGCTTATCATCTATGGAAATTTATGGTGATAAATCCGCCGTTTTCATTGAGCCTTATACTAAAGATCTTTCTACGTATGCAGTATATAAACGATCAGATAGAAAAAGCGATCTGAATAATTTTGAATGCAAAGTACTGGAATCTGCACAAAAAGGAACTTCCCTGGTAACAGCTAAAAATGCTGATGATGCAATATTAAGAACCTTCAGATTGGCATTGTCCTGTACGGGAGAATATGCAGCTTATTTTGGAGGAACTAAGGCTAATGCTCTAGCTGCCATGAATAATACCTTAACCCGTGTGAATGGTATTTTTGAAAATGACTTTGCTGCAAGGATGGTTCTGATTCCTAACAATGATGTTATTGTTTATACTGATGCTAATAGTGATCCCTTTTCTGAATCCTTGCAAATGAACAAATGGAACCTTGAGCTTATGAATGACCTGAGTTCAAAAATAGGGAATGCAAATTTTGATATCGGACACTTATTCGGTGCTACAGGAGGCGGTGGAAACGCTGGGTGCATCGGATGTATATGCAGCAATGATATGACAACTTATGTCTATCAGGGAACCACCTATCCTGAAAATTATAAAGGAAGCGGCTATACCTCACCTTCTAACGGTATTCCTTCCGGAGATACTTTTGATATTGATTTTGTTGCTCACGAAATGGGACATCAGTTTGGGGGGAACCATACCTTTTCATATACAACACAAGATGGTCTTCAGCCTGTAGAACCAGGTTCCGGATCTACCATTATGGGATATGCAGGAATTACACCTTATGATGTACAGAAAAACTCAAATCCGTTTTTTCATGCCCGCAGTATTGAACAGATCACAGACAATATTAAAACAAAAACCTGTTCTGTAAATACACCTACAGGAAATAATATTCCTACAGCCAATGCAGGAGCAGATTATACAATCCCTCAAAGTACGCCTTTTGTACTAACGGGTTCAGGAACTGATGCAGATGGGGATTCTCTCACTTACATCTGGGAGCAGATGGATTATGGAACTTCTTCCCAAACAGGAAGCAATTCTGCAGCTACAGCTACAAAAACTGCCGGGCCTACATTCAGATCATGGGTTCCTGCAGCTTCTCCGGTAAGATATTTTCCTCAAATGGCAACTATTTTAAAGGGAGAAATGGTAACAATGGGAGATGAAATCAATGTTGAAGCATTATCTTCCGTTACAAGAGATCTTAATTTCAGATTTACTGTTAGAGACAACAGATTAGGGGGTGCAGGAAACAATTCTGATGATGCTAAAATCACAGTAAATGCTCTTGCCGGGCCTTTCCTTGTTACTTCTCAGAATACTTCCGTATCTTATGTAGGAGGAAGTTTACAAACAGTAACCTGGGATGTGGCAGGAACAACCGCCAATAATATCAATGCAGCCAACGTTGATATCCTTTGGTCTACAGATAATGGAGAAACCTGGACTACTCTATTGGCAGGAACACCTAATGATGGTTCAGAAGCTGTAGTCATTCCTAATATTGCAACCCTTTTAGGAAGAATTATGGTAAAAGGAAGCAATCACATCTTCTTTGATGTAAATAATTCCAATATTGCTGTAACCACCAGTGGGTTATCAACTGCAGAAAACCAACTGGCAGCAGCTTCCACGGAAGTTAAACTCTATCCAAATCCGGTAAAGGATATTCTGACGCTTTCAAATACCAAATCAGAAAGTTTTAAAATCTATGACATGTCCGGAAAACTTGTAATGGACGGTTCGCTTCAAAATGGAACTGTGAACGTAAGCAGGCTGGCAACAGGAAACTATGTGATCCAGATTGAAAAACTATCAAAAATATTTATCAAAAAATAA